In Dromaius novaehollandiae isolate bDroNov1 chromosome 2, bDroNov1.hap1, whole genome shotgun sequence, one DNA window encodes the following:
- the SCX gene encoding basic helix-loop-helix transcription factor scleraxis, whose translation MSFAMLRSAPSRYLYPEISMLSEDEENGSESSGSDEKPYHLDADGYGIKAGKRRSGKKPNRISREPRQRHTANARERDRTNSVNTAFTALRTLIPTEPADRKLSKIETLRLASSYISHLGNVLLVGEACGDGQPCHTTPAFFHHGGGSPAARDPENSQPKQICTFCLSNQRKLSKDRDRKTAIRS comes from the exons atgTCCTTCGCCATGCTGCGCTCGGCCCCCAGCCGGTACCTGTACCCCGAGATCAGCATGCTGTCGGAGGACGAGGAGAACGGCAGCGAGAGCTCCGGCTCCGACGAGAAGCCCTACCACCTGGACGCCGACGGCTACGGCATCAAGGCCGGCAAGCGGCGGAGCGGCAAGAAGCCCAACCGGATCAGCAGGGAGCCCCGGCAGCGTCACACGGCCAACGCGCGGGAGCGCGACCGCACCAACAGCGTCAACACCGCCTTCACCGCCCTGCGAACGCTCATCCCCACCGAGCCCGCCGACAGGAAGCTCTCCAAGATCGAGACCTTGAGACTGGCCTCCAGCTACATCTCCCACCTGGGCAACGTGCTGCTGGTGGGGGAGGCGTGCGGGGACGGGCAGCCCTGCCACACCACACCGGCCTTCTTCCACcacggcggcggcagccccgccgcgcgCGACCCCGAGAACTCCCAGCCCAAACAGATCTGCACTTTCTGCCTCAGCAACCAGAGGAAGCTG AGTAAAGACCGGGACAGGAAGACGGCGATTCGGAGCTAG